The genomic DNA ATCGGCCTGTCCATAAGCGAAGCAGCCAGGAACTTGTGAAAAGCCATGTCCGGCCTCTGCCTGGGGCCAAAAACCGTGAAATACCGAAGCGAGATGGTGGGAATGTTAAAATTTTTCCAGTAAAGATAGGCCAGATGCTCCGCCGCCAGCTTGGACACCCCATAGGGAGAAACAGGGCTGGGATAGTCGGTCTCTTTCATGGGCAGAGACAGAGCATCGCCGTAAACCGAGGAGGAAGAGGCATAAACGAACTTCTTCAGCCTGATATCCTTACAGGCTTCAAGCAGCCGCTGGGTAGCCCGGATATTGTTTTCCGTATAAATCTCAAAATCCTTGCCCCAACTGGCCCGCACTCCGGCCTGAGCGGCCAGATGGAAAACCACATCCACCCCTTCCAGTAATCTCCCGAGATCCGCGTGCAGGATTGATTGCTCCACCAGGGTAAACTGGCTGCTGGTGCGCAATTTCTCAAGATTGTCCTCTTTAAAAATACGGGGATAGTAGTCAAGGAAGCAATCGACCCCAACAACATGGTGGCCAAGTCTGACGAGCTCCTCCGACAAGCTGGAGCCCACAAAACCGGCCGCTCCGGTAACGAGACATTTCATTTTTACCATTCCTCCCTGTATTTTCTGGGTTTTGAGTTTATAACGGC from bacterium includes the following:
- a CDS encoding NAD-dependent epimerase/dehydratase family protein, producing the protein MKCLVTGAAGFVGSSLSEELVRLGHHVVGVDCFLDYYPRIFKEDNLEKLRTSSQFTLVEQSILHADLGRLLEGVDVVFHLAAQAGVRASWGKDFEIYTENNIRATQRLLEACKDIRLKKFVYASSSSVYGDALSLPMKETDYPSPVSPYGVSKLAAEHLAYLYWKNFNIPTISLRYFTVFGPRQRPDMAFHKFLAASLMDRPIEMYGSGEQTRDFTFITDIVKAHILAVESPAAGEVFNIGGGNRISLARVIPIVEETCGKKLAIAAKPAQKGDANHTYADITKAARILHFQPTVSVREGLSREFAWLKDFYTKKGKENVYR